Within candidate division WOR-3 bacterium, the genomic segment CTGCTGTTTCAACCAGAACTTTAAGTCTTTCAGACTGAAGGACAATCTCTTGCATTTTTTTTAAGCTTAGTAATAGCTTACTTCTTTCAAAAGCATAATTTAAGGATCTTATCAAAGTTCTATTATCTACTTCTCCTTTAACAAGATAATCTTGTGCTCCTTCCTTAACAGCTTCAATAGCTATCTTCTCATCATCAAGACCTGTCAAAATGACAATAGGGATATCGGCACCTTGCTTAAAAACTTTTCTAAAAGTCTCAAGACCAGAGCTATCTGGAAGACCAAGATCTAAAAGAATCATATCAATTTTTTCTTTTTTTATCGCCTCTAAAAATTCAACAAGACTCGTTACACAAAGAACATCATAACTACTTTGTTTCAGCTGTATAGAAAGAACCTTTTGAAATTTTTTATCATCTTCGATAATAAGAATTTTCTTTTTAGGTTCTTTTTTTAAAGAATCTTCCATAAGCTCATTTCCCTGCAAATTTTTTAATAGCTTCCAATAATTTTGCTTTCTTTATTGGTTTAGTAAGATATCCGTTACAACCCACTTTAATTGTCTTCTCTTCATCTTCTTTCAAAGCATAGGCGGTAAGAGCTAATATTGGAGTTGTTCCCTTTTTTTGTTCTTTCTCCCATTCTCTTATTAAACGAGTTGCATTATAACCGTCCATAATTGGCATCTGCATATCCATCAAAACTAAATCATATTTATTATTTTTAAACTTCTCTACAGCCTCTTTTCCATTTTCTGCGTCTTCAATTTTTATAGGAAAATTTTTTAAAAAAGCTTTTATAAGTAATCTATTATCGAGATTATCCTCAACAAGTAAAATATTAAGAGGCGGGAGAGAAATTTCTATTTCTTTTAACTCTTTTCTTTCTCTCTCTTCTTTTTTCTTCATCTTAGCCTTCCATAAACCTAAAGTAGAGAGAATGGCATTTTTCAATTCCTTTCTTTTTATTGGTTTTAGAAGAAAAGCTCCAATACCAATTTTATCTATCTCTTTTAAATGATGAGGCTTATAATCTGAGGATAACATTATTATTGTGGTAGCTTCTGAATTTTTTTGTTTTCTTAAGAATTTTGCGACAGAAATTCCATCAATTTCCGGCATTCTACAATCAAGAAGAACAAGTTCAAAAGGTTGATTATTCTCATATGCTTCTTTAATTAAAGAAATAGCCTCATTTCCTCCTTTTGCTTCAACAATCTTTGCCTCCCAAGTAGAGAGAATTTCTCTTAAAATAAGTCTATTTGTTTCGTTGTCATCCACAATAAGAGTAGAAATACCCTTTACATCAATCTCTCCAGGTTTCACAAAAGTCTCTTTGCTTTTATCTTTCTGAATCTTAAATTTAGCTGTGAAGAAAAATGTGCTCCCCTCTCCTAACTTACTCTTAACCCACATTTTTCCATTCATAAGTTCTGTAAGTTTTTTTGAAATACTCAATCCAAGACCTGTTCCACCATATTTCCTTGTAGTAGAGGCATCTACCTGCTTAAAACTTTCAAAAATTTGTTCTTGCTTATCCAGGGGGATCCCAATTCCCGTATCCCTTATTGAAAAAAGCAAACAAATTTCCCCTTCCTCTTTAGGAAATTCCTCTTTTGAAATACTAACGTTAAGAACTATTTCTCCTTTTTCTGTAAACTTTATTGAATTTCCAAGGAGATTTACAATTATTTGACGAAGTCGGGTTGGATCTCCTACTAAATTTACAGGAACATTAGGTTCAATCCGAAATAAAAATTCGATGTTTTTCTTTCTTGCTCGAACCGCCATAACATCGCAGGTTTCCTCGATAAGATCTGCAAGATTAAAATCTATCTTCTCAAGTTCTATTTCTCCAGCTTCTATCTTAGAAAGATCAAGAATATCATTTATTAGGGAAAGCAATGTATCTCCTGCTTTCTCCAATGTCTCAACAAAACCTCTCTGTTCCTTAGAAAGAGGTGTATCAAGAAGAAGTTCAGTCATTCCTATAATAGCATTCATTGGGGTTCTTATCTCGTGACTCATTGAGGCTAAGAATTCACTTTTGGCTTTATTTGCCCTTTCAGCTTCCATTTTTGCCTTTTTCAGTTCCTTCTCGGCTTTTAAATGAGCTTCAATTTCCTTTTTAAGTGAAACATTTGCCCTTTGAAGTTCTTCATAAAGTTCATCTTTAGAAGGACGAGTAATTTCTTCTCTTAGCTTTTTTATAAAATCTTCTGTAAAATCAAAAGTTCTTGGAATAAATTTTGATAATTCTAAAAAACCCTCGCTTATTTTAACTTCGTCAAATATCTCTTCAAGAAAGAGATTCTCTCCAATTTTATTTTTAAAAAAAACTCTGATTAATAACCCAAATTGTCTCTCTTTTTCTTTAATAAATAAATCTACTCTACATTCATCATAAAGATTAATAACTCTATAAATTAATTCAGAAATAGCTGTTGTAATTTTAGTAGAAGTGATTTCTCCAAAACCAATTTTCTCTGCCAAATTAAATAATTTATCTCTTTTTTCAACAAAATATTCTTTACCTTTAAATAAAATACTTCCAAGTTCAATCATTAATTAAATTTTTCTTTTCCTTATCTTCTTCCTCCTGCAAAACATTAAGAGTTTCTCCTCGACCTATCGTTTCTTCAACTCTTTCTAAATCTAATTCTCCTTCTCCAACTATTGGTTGGAGTTTTTCTACACCTTCTTCAAAGGTCCTCGCAGTCCCGTATATCTCTTTAAAATCAAAATTTAAATTTACAAGAGAAATAGCAACCCCTGGTTTTATTCCTGTAAGAACGGTTTCTGCTCCCAAAAGATGAACCATTTTCGCTGTATTATCAATAATAGAAGCAAGATAAGGTTCAACAATTCTAACTCCAGAGAGATCAATAACTACTCCTTTTACTTTAGAACTCCTTACTTCCCTTAAAATTTGTTCTTGGATCTCTTTCATTCTTCCTTCGTCAATCTCTCCTTGAATAGGAGCAATAAGACAACCCTTAGAAAAATTAATAGGAATTCTAGAAATCTCTTCCCTCCTTAGCTAAAATTAGCTTTTGGTCTTCTCGGATTTAATATTCCTAAATAGAACAAGATAAGCTCCGTCCCCTTCCCATTCGGTTTCTATAACTTTCATCTCTGCTTTGGTTTTAATCTTCCCTTTATCTATTATTTTGACTTCCTTTGTTTGCTCTAATTCTAAAGGGAAACAAAATGTTTCTCCAATAAGGTCCTCCGGTGGAGTCCCGAGAAAGTTTTCGGAAGAACTATTTGCAAATTGAACAATACCTTTCTTATCCACTATAATAACAGCATCTTCTATTCTTTCTATTATGTTTTTAAATCTTTCTTCACTCTTTTTAAGCTCTTTAATCTTTCTCTCTAACTCCATTAAAATTTTATGGCGTTCTACGGCAAAAAATATTGCTTGTAGAAGAGCATTTACACCCATCTGTCCCTTAACAAGAAAACCTTCTGCACCTCTTTTCATAGCCTCAAGACCAAGTCCTTCATCACTTAAAGCCGTAATCACAACTATAGGAACTGAAGGTGCATTTCTTCTAACACTATCCAAAGTGGCTAATTCTTTACTATCTGGAAGATTAAGGTCTAATAAAATAAGATCAAATTTATTCTCCGAAAGACACTTTAGAGCTTCTCCAAGGGTCTCAACGTTTGTAAGAGCGAATTTTGTTCCTCCAACTAGTTCGGCTTCCTCGCAATAAGCCAAAGTTTCTCTAATGAAAGTAACGGCAAAAGAGGCATCTTCAATTAAAAGAACATTCATTACTTTAATATCATCACGAGCTCCTTCTATAATTTCAGCGTCTTTATTTTCATAATCTTTGTTTTCTTTATTCATTTTACTCTCCTAATAAATCTCAAACCTCCTGTTTTTTCTTAGAAATCACATATTTTAGACCTTCTCTTAATGTAGAAAGAGTTTTAAGACCCGAAAGATCGATTCCAAGATCAGCAATTGTCTGGGCAATCTCTACTCCAATCCCAGTAAGAATAGCTTCTGCTCCAACCAGTCGC encodes:
- a CDS encoding response regulator, with protein sequence MEDSLKKEPKKKILIIEDDKKFQKVLSIQLKQSSYDVLCVTSLVEFLEAIKKEKIDMILLDLGLPDSSGLETFRKVFKQGADIPIVILTGLDDEKIAIEAVKEGAQDYLVKGEVDNRTLIRSLNYAFERSKLLLSLKKMQEIVLQSERLKVLVETAGAAAHEINQPLTSIIGMAEILKKDLTEHPSWEEKINFIINSALRIKDIVKKMANVKKYVTKPYLKGIEIVDFKSSAE
- a CDS encoding response regulator, translated to MIELGSILFKGKEYFVEKRDKLFNLAEKIGFGEITSTKITTAISELIYRVINLYDECRVDLFIKEKERQFGLLIRVFFKNKIGENLFLEEIFDEVKISEGFLELSKFIPRTFDFTEDFIKKLREEITRPSKDELYEELQRANVSLKKEIEAHLKAEKELKKAKMEAERANKAKSEFLASMSHEIRTPMNAIIGMTELLLDTPLSKEQRGFVETLEKAGDTLLSLINDILDLSKIEAGEIELEKIDFNLADLIEETCDVMAVRARKKNIEFLFRIEPNVPVNLVGDPTRLRQIIVNLLGNSIKFTEKGEIVLNVSISKEEFPKEEGEICLLFSIRDTGIGIPLDKQEQIFESFKQVDASTTRKYGGTGLGLSISKKLTELMNGKMWVKSKLGEGSTFFFTAKFKIQKDKSKETFVKPGEIDVKGISTLIVDDNETNRLILREILSTWEAKIVEAKGGNEAISLIKEAYENNQPFELVLLDCRMPEIDGISVAKFLRKQKNSEATTIIMLSSDYKPHHLKEIDKIGIGAFLLKPIKRKELKNAILSTLGLWKAKMKKKEERERKELKEIEISLPPLNILLVEDNLDNRLLIKAFLKNFPIKIEDAENGKEAVEKFKNNKYDLVLMDMQMPIMDGYNATRLIREWEKEQKKGTTPILALTAYALKEDEEKTIKVGCNGYLTKPIKKAKLLEAIKKFAGK
- a CDS encoding STAS domain-containing protein, with the translated sequence MSRIPINFSKGCLIAPIQGEIDEGRMKEIQEQILREVRSSKVKGVVIDLSGVRIVEPYLASIIDNTAKMVHLLGAETVLTGIKPGVAISLVNLNFDFKEIYGTARTFEEGVEKLQPIVGEGELDLERVEETIGRGETLNVLQEEEDKEKKNLIND
- a CDS encoding response regulator, translated to MNKENKDYENKDAEIIEGARDDIKVMNVLLIEDASFAVTFIRETLAYCEEAELVGGTKFALTNVETLGEALKCLSENKFDLILLDLNLPDSKELATLDSVRRNAPSVPIVVITALSDEGLGLEAMKRGAEGFLVKGQMGVNALLQAIFFAVERHKILMELERKIKELKKSEERFKNIIERIEDAVIIVDKKGIVQFANSSSENFLGTPPEDLIGETFCFPLELEQTKEVKIIDKGKIKTKAEMKVIETEWEGDGAYLVLFRNIKSEKTKS